The Raphanus sativus cultivar WK10039 chromosome 2, ASM80110v3, whole genome shotgun sequence DNA segment TTGTGATGGTGACGATAAGTGGCATGTTCGTGACAAACTGGTTCATGCATTTCGCGGTGTTCATCATAGAAAGGAACTATCTCCTACGTAAAAAGGTGTTGTACTTTGTCCATAGTTTGAAGAAGAACGTTCAAGTCTTCATCTGGTTCGGTTTGATTCTTGTTGCTTGGGTGTTTCTGTTCGAAGATGACGATCAACACTCTCGCAAGGCCAAGAAGTTTCTCGACTCTATAACTTGGACTCTCATCTCCCTTCTCGTAGGGTCAGCCATTTTCTTGGTGAAGAGATATGCCTTGAAAGTTCTTGCTTCAAAGTTCAACGTCAGAAACTTTTTTGAGAGAATTCAAGAGTCTGTCTTCCACCAATACGTCCTCCAAACTCTCTCCGGACCTCCGCTTATAGAGGAGGCAGAGAGAGTTGGACGTGTGCCAAGCACGGGTCACCTTAGCTTCACGAGCAATGATGGAACGGTGGAAGAGAAGAAGGTGTTAGATATGGGTAAGGTTCACAAGATGAAACAAGAGAAGGTCTCTGCTTGGACGATGAGAGTTCTGATTGAAGCTGTGGGAGCTCCACGTCTCTCAACCATATCTCACACTTTAGATGAATCTAGCAATAGGAAAAAGAGATCTGATAAAGAGATTACCAACGAGATGGAGGCTGTGGCTGTAGCTTATGATATTTTCAACAATGTTGCTCAGCCAAACTCGAGGTAAGTCAACACATAACACTCAACTCTGCTTTCTTGTGGCTAGGCTAGTACTTTTCATCTTAATCATCATTCATCAGTGTTCTAAAATACGGTGGTCGGAGTTGAGACACTACCGTAACCAACCGCTTTTTGTTACACAATGCAGATTTATGTAGTTAGGACGTTTAATAGTGTTTATACAGACATTATGTGATCTATGTCTAAGTGGATTTCAAACAGTAATATTTAGAAAACTaaagtaataatattattatagttttaattttgttatttatattagatATTACTTAGTTTAcgtatttatatgattttagctATTTGATTAAcgttttgtaaaataattttaagtttataaatttatcatctttatatttaacatattttaatttttataatttgaaaccatatatatatattaaactataattttatacaaattataTGTACTCATGtagagtatattttatgttaatttttctaaaataatataaacattaattttatatttttattgtatgtaaaaacatatatctttttaagtCTTTTTAGACGTTTGCGTATTTAAGTTATGTGCTAGAGATTCATATGCGCTTTTGATACATTGTTAATCATACAAACTTGAACTGTTTCTTAACTTTTCAGTTACATAGAGGAAGATGACTTGTTGAGGTTCATGATTAAGGAAGAGGTAGACCTTGTACTCCCATTAATAGAATGTTCTGAGACTGGAAAAATCACACGTAAAGCGTTTACAGAATGGGTGGTAATATTCTTTCAAACACTTTCTTGGTTTATTAGTGTCCATGCATATATAGAGATGTTGTATAAAAATTTTAGTAGGTTGGTGTGTAAGCCTGTGTTGCTGTTTACTGACAGATTAAAGTTTACACAAGTCGGAAAGCGCTAGGGCACTCACTGAACGATACAAAAACAGCAGTTAATCAGGTGGACAAGATTTTAACTGGAGTCTTGTCCGTTATCACCTTCATCATTTGGTTGATACTTATGGATATAGCAACAACCAAGTTTTTGGTGGTCTTCTCCTCACAATTCGTGGGTCTTGCTTTCATGATTGGAAGCACTTGCAAAAACATCTTTGAATCCTTTGTGTTTGTCTTCGTGATGCACCCTTATGACGTCGGTGACCGTTGCATTATCGACGGTGTTATAGTAAGCAAAACTCTGAACATTATCTACTAACTCATTTTAAAAACTAACCCATGTACATATATTTGCCAATGCTACTTCTCATTTTAAACCTCTAACCCTTCCTTCTCTTGACTTTGAAGTTGTTGGTCGAAGAGATAGATCTTTTAACTACCGTGTTCCTCAAGATTGACAATGAGAAGGTGTTCTATCCAAATGCGACTTTGATATCGAAACCAATAAGCAATTTCTACAGAAGTCCAGATATGGGAGATTCAATACTATTCTCCATCGCGTTCTCAACTCCGGCGGCTAAAATTGCCACTCTCAAGGAAACTATATCAGAGTAAGTATACAAACAAAATCCATCTTAAACTACTCACTCACTGTGTATTGACAAAACAttggtgtgtgtgttttggtcAGATATTTAGTGCATAATCCACAAAATTGGTATCCAAATTTCCTTTTCCTGGTGGATGCGATTGAGAACGTGAACAAGCTGAACTTGAATCTGATCGTCACACACACCATCAACTTCCAACTCTTCGTAGAGAAGAGGCTCAGGAGAACGGAGCTGGTCATCGCGGTTAAGAGAATCCTCGAGGAGCTTGAGATCGAGTACACCTTACTTCCTCAAGATGTTCATCTCATCGGTCACAAATGATCATTTCCTTGTTTCCTTTTGCATGTATTAATTCCACTTGTACTTGTTATTACCGCATGATTTGCTTTGGTTTAACTGAACTCATGAAACTCGATTTACGTTTTAAACCATTAAGCACTAGTAAGTGAACTAATTTGATTTCTAGATTTGGTGTGGAAAATTTACTAATAACAAAGTGGAGatattgatgatgaagatgggTCTAATTTCTTAGTAAACAACATAGTTTTCTTAACCAAATTAAAACCGGAGTAACTTGAGGAACAAGCAAACGAAATCCCAAGCAATGTAGAAAATAAAGAGACTGGTTCTTGAGTGTGGACATGGGTATGGTATTAATCTTGAAGCTGACATCGGTTCTTCTTCAAGTATGCCGGTACGCCACACCATGTCCATGAATGAATCTCGCGTTCTCTTCGCTATAAACTTCCGTCTCCTTCTCCAGCCTGCTCAAATTCATATTTCAGTTTTGCAAGCAAAAGGATTGAttaagaaacatatataaacaaagGACAAAATGGAAATTACGCGAGAGAGATGGTCTTGTTGAGAGTAGCAGCTGAGAGGAAAGAAGGagcattcagatacatcaactCTCCTTTCACTCTCTCTTCGATTCGTTTATCTATTTCATTCACTTCAACTTCAAACTCTTGGTCCGATGCCATCACCCATCCCCACGTGTCAGCAAACGACGGCACATGTGCTGTGTAAGCCTTCACGTCTGTTTTCATTACAGAAGTGAGCATCAAAATGAACCTACCATGTTTCTACACACAAAGCAACACACAAAAAAGGTTTGCTTACGCTTGAAGACTTGTTTCATGGTGTTGTAGATTGATGTAAAGACCTCTTTATGAGTGAATATTCCTGCTGGTCCAGCCtgttatttttgaaagaatttgACCAAAATTCATATCGAAATAAAGTGTTTTGATTATCTTTCTTCTGAgtaaaacaataacaaaaaaaaggatgGAAGACCTGGGTCACAAAAATGCCATTAGGGGTAAGCTTGGGTTTGAGGATGTTTTGGTAGAAGGATTTGGTGTAGAGCTGATAACATGGTCCACCTTCTACTGGGTCTGCTAAATCACCCACTATGATATCAAACTTCTCTTCCCTTTTCTCCAGTTCAGCCCTTTTCATATTCAAGTTAATAAGTTATTATAGTTAAGAGAATTTCTTgtctttatttataaaaaaaagataatacaaAGTCATCGTAAATCTTGTTTTTATTTGCTTCAGTGTCCTTACTTTGCATCTTTGATCACAAGTTCAAGCTTCTTGTTACAAAAAGCCTCGCTGTTAACGGTCAGAAATCTCTTGCAAAAATCAACGACTTCCTGGAGAAAAAACATTTGTGTTAGCAATGAATTTATGTCTGttaataaaacttat contains these protein-coding regions:
- the LOC108842153 gene encoding mechanosensitive ion channel protein 9 — its product is MMAERRTSNGGDVVINVPEKEGSIGPALSPSSHVAASPNSDTGTEKLEPLTIPLPEINKLTFSGNLHKPPKIPSPITEGLTRRRSLSRSVYSKSNSRFGQSYHFDKTIVEENCATTPTEPFDAALFSKHSLNKASPSNKSNKSTGSAAATPSRVDEDETDENEEIYKKVKLHQVKRKGIRPLALIELLVFVAILCTLVVFLTNDSVKKHRIWGLEVWKWCVLVMVTISGMFVTNWFMHFAVFIIERNYLLRKKVLYFVHSLKKNVQVFIWFGLILVAWVFLFEDDDQHSRKAKKFLDSITWTLISLLVGSAIFLVKRYALKVLASKFNVRNFFERIQESVFHQYVLQTLSGPPLIEEAERVGRVPSTGHLSFTSNDGTVEEKKVLDMGKVHKMKQEKVSAWTMRVLIEAVGAPRLSTISHTLDESSNRKKRSDKEITNEMEAVAVAYDIFNNVAQPNSSYIEEDDLLRFMIKEEVDLVLPLIECSETGKITRKAFTEWVIKVYTSRKALGHSLNDTKTAVNQVDKILTGVLSVITFIIWLILMDIATTKFLVVFSSQFVGLAFMIGSTCKNIFESFVFVFVMHPYDVGDRCIIDGVILLVEEIDLLTTVFLKIDNEKVFYPNATLISKPISNFYRSPDMGDSILFSIAFSTPAAKIATLKETISEYLVHNPQNWYPNFLFLVDAIENVNKLNLNLIVTHTINFQLFVEKRLRRTELVIAVKRILEELEIEYTLLPQDVHLIGHK
- the LOC108842156 gene encoding thermospermine synthase ACAULIS5, with product MGEAVEIMFGNGFPEIHKDTSPIQTLLSNQQDCHWYEETIDDDLKWSFALNSVLHTGTSEYQEIALLDTKHFGKVLVIDGKMQSAERDEFIYHECLIHPALLFHPNPKTVFIMGGGEGSAAREILKHKTIEKVVMCDIDQEVVDFCKRFLTVNSEAFCNKKLELVIKDAKAELEKREEKFDIIVGDLADPVEGGPCYQLYTKSFYQNILKPKLTPNGIFVTQAGPAGIFTHKEVFTSIYNTMKQVFKHVKAYTAHVPSFADTWGWVMASDQEFEVEVNEIDKRIEERVKGELMYLNAPSFLSAATLNKTISLALEKETEVYSEENARFIHGHGVAYRHT